Proteins encoded by one window of Canis lupus dingo isolate Sandy chromosome 10, ASM325472v2, whole genome shotgun sequence:
- the CBY1 gene encoding protein chibby homolog 1 encodes MPLFGNTFSPKKTPPRKSASLSNLHNLDRSTREVELGLDYGTPTMNLAGQSLKFENGQWIAETGISEDVDRREAQRLRRRNQQLEEENNLLRLKVDILLDMLSETTAESHLMEKELEELKSISHRRK; translated from the exons ATGCCTCTCTTTGGGAATACGTTCAGTCCTAAGAAAACGCCCCCTCGGAAGTCCGCTTCTCTCTCCAACCTGCATAAT CTGGATCGATCAACCAGGGAGGTCGAGCTGGGCCTGGACTATGGAACCCCCACCATGAACCTGGCGGGCCAAAGCCTGAAGTTTGAAAATGGCCAGTGGATAGCAG AGACGGGGATTAGCGAAGATGTGGACCGGAGGGAGGCTCAGCGGCTCCGCAGGCGGAACCAGCAGTTGGAGGAAGAAAACAATCTCTTGAGGCTAAAGGTGGACATCCTGCTGGACATG CTGTCTGAGACCACTGCCGAGTCCCACTTAATGGAGAAGGAATTGGAGGAGCTGAAGAGCATCAGTCACAGGAGGAAATGA
- the TOMM22 gene encoding mitochondrial import receptor subunit TOM22 homolog — MAAAAAAGGPGVPLSPDELLPKGDAEKTEEELEEEDDEELDETLSERLWGLTEMFPERVRSAAGATFDLSLFVAQKMYRFSRAALWIGTTSFMILVLPVVFETEKLQMEQQQQLQQRQILLGPNTGLSGGMPGALPSLPGKI; from the exons atggccgccgccgccgccgctggcGGCCCTGGGGTGCCCCTGTCCCCGGACGAATTGCTTCCGAAAGGCGATGCCGAGAAGACCgaagaggagctggaggaggaagacGACGAGGAG CTAGATGAGACCCTGTCGGAGAGACTGTGGGGTCTGACGGAGATGTTCCCAGAGAGGGTCCGGTCCGCGGCTGGAGCCActtttgatctctctctctttgtggctCAAAAAATGTACAG GTTTTCCAGGGCAGCCTTGTGGATTGGGACCACTTCCTTCATGATCCTGGTTCTTCCTGTTGTCTTTGAGACTGAGAAGTTGCAAATGGAGCAGCAGCAACAACTGCAGCAGAGGCAG atactTTTAGGGCCTAACACAGGGCTCTCAGGAGGAATGCCAGGAGCTCTACCTTCACTTCCTGGAAAAATCTAG
- the JOSD1 gene encoding josephin-1, whose amino-acid sequence MSCVPWKGDKAKSESLELPQAAPPQIYHEKQRRELCALHALNNVFQDSNAFTRETLQEIFQRLSPNTMVTPHKKSMLGNGNYDVNVIMAALQTKGYEAVWWDKRRDVSAIALTNVMGFIMNLPSSLCWGPLKLPLKRQHWICVREVGGAYYNLDSKLKMPEWIGGESELRKFLKHHLRGKNCELLLVVPEEVEARQSWRADV is encoded by the exons ATGAGTTGCGTGCCATGGAAAGGAGACAAGGCCAAATCTGAATCTTTGGAGCTGCCCCAGGCAGCACCCCCACAAATCTACCATGAGAAACAGCGCAGGGAGCTTTGTGCCCTGCATGCCCTCAATAACGTCTTCCAGGACAGCAATGCCTTCACCCGGGAAACGCTGCAAGAGATTTTCCAGAG GTTGTCTCCAAACACCATGGTGACCCCCCATAAGAAGAGCATGCTAGGAAATGGGAACTACGATGTGAACGTCATAATGGCAGCACTTCAAACCAAAGGCTACGAAGCTGTCTGGTGGGACAAGCGCAG GGATGTCAGTGCCATTGCTCTCACTAACGTCATGGGCTTCATCATGAATCTGCCCTCCAGCCTGTGCTGGGGTCCACTGAAGTTGCCTCTCAAAAGGCAGCACTGGATCTGTGTTCGAGAGGTGGGAGGTGCCTACTACAACCTCGACTCCAAACTGAAGATGCCCGAGTGGATTGGAGGCGAGAGCGAGCTCAG GAAATTTCTCAAGCATCACTTGCGAGGAAAGAACTGTGAACTCCTGCTGGTGGTGCCAGAAGAGGTGGAGGCCCGTCAGAGCTGGAGGGCTGATGTGTAA